DNA from Salvelinus sp. IW2-2015 linkage group LG2, ASM291031v2, whole genome shotgun sequence:
CAAATCTACATGAATTCACCCATAACAAGCCACACACTCTGTCCAATAAAAAATAACACACTGTCCAAAAAGGCTATACAGTGTATAATACTATTGTTTTACTGTTTAATTAGAACAAATGTCTCACCCAAGAACAAGTTTGGGGAAAGTATACCTGAAGGACGGAGTTGAGCGTTCCTCAGCTAGGAATAATAGTGCGTTCGAAGTGTAAATGTGCGTCCTGATATTTCAAGTCCAAATAGGCCTACCTGTACTTTTGGAGGTAACATAAACTACAGGAATATCAATTTTTTCCAAAGATCCTGTCTTCTTCCCGATAACAACTACAAGTCATTTTATTTCCTTGAAAGTATCGGGAGGTTTCGATACAAGTGGCGAGAAGTCAGTACAGTACTTCGAGCCAATTTCATAGGATACGCCCCGTTTCAATATTTTCAACCAATGGTCTCACCCTCTCCAAATGTTGCAATGTAGCTGTAATTAATACAGATGAGTCACCATAATCCTCACAAACGTACAGTGGCATCCATGCATTGtcatacacacaacatacacttagagAAGTACTCtgaatgtaatatttttattcaacACATCAAAGGTAGAAAAAGTCAATAGGACATATGGACTTGGTTGAATTATAATGCGTGGTTAAAGAATAGATCTACTCTTGATCCCCCTGGTACGAATGATGTGATTTAAAATGCCTGGTCCAAAGTGCTGAACCTGGATctttagccatccctgagatgACTCCTTCAGTTTGGAGACGTTCGTCTGTGAGTCCTGAACAAAAGATTCTGCAAGATAAAGTCAGAAAAAACGATTCATTACTAGTGGTGAATATGTTTCATTCAGAGATTTAAGCATGGTAATGGGTACAGATAAGATCCCATCGTCTCATAATAATTATCTTTTAACAATGACTTGCAATTTACTAATCAATGATATGTACAGCAACACACAACATAGCAGTTATTATCTCACAACACACATTTATAGGCTACTTCTGTGTTATAATTATGGCACCAGATCAGCCTTGATATCAGTTGCAATAGAACATGTATcctgtacacacagacagagcctaACTCGGCTCCTTAACAAGTATCCATGCCCAAACTGTAAACTGGAGAGAAAAGTGTCAGAGACAGGTACTTACTGTCAGTGACGAGTGAGCGCATTGCAGTGATCTGCTCATGGGGCCAAGTTAGCTGCCGCCTCCCCAGCCCATGGGTCCGGGACAGGACACAATCCACATAGATGTCCCAGAAGACCTGGGCCAGGTCCCAGAATAGAGCACTGTGCTTCCTGTTGTCTGACGACTTGAGGAACACCATCAGATCCCAGAAGGCAGGCACGGTGTCAGCGATCCTCGGGGAGCGCATCTCCAGCAGGAGTTCTGAGGAGGAGGTCCAGCACTGTGATGCCCTGCTCAGAGTCAGGGGGTCCACCTGTCCTGGCTTCTGACCTTGGAGAGGTACCACACATACACAGCCCATGAGCAGCACTGTAGCCAGATACATGTTGAGGATTGTAGTATCCATCTGCGTTGAGACAGAATGTAAGTGTTAGTAAAACATGAATGACATCAATCAAACATAATGTTATCACTGCATTCTGTTTTCAGAATGGATATTTGAATTAGGCTATTGTTAAAGATAGCCCATAGGAATTTACACGTTCTCAGAATAAACTTTTCCCTTGAAATGGTAAAGATTAAAACATAGTTATGTTTCCATAAAATCCAAATAAAGTAATATGTTCCGAACAAATATCAGGCATTCTATTTTGAATtatgatttttaaaataaataacatgccAAATATTGATGAAGAATAGGCATATAACTGTTGTGTGAGGAAATATCATAAAAGTGAAAGGCCTACTAAGCTTTTATTTTAAACTGCTTTATTTCGAATAAAGTACATTTTGCAAGATTAACCTGGCAACAAATATTTCTTAAACAAAACGTTCTAATTTCAGGTTTTTATTAAATATACACGAAAAAGCTCATAAAATACAWCAGGTGCAAAACAGGGACTTACCTTTTGTAGAGTGATGTAGTTTGTGCAGCCCTCGATGTTTAGATGCGCATCTGTTTGCTCTCAAATACAGTACGTCAGTCTATCTAAGGGGGACGGCCAAATAGTTTATTAGCTTTCCAATGGAAGTGATTGAACACTGTCTGACTGTCACATGCTGATTTCTATTGGACGGATTCATCATTTGCATAAAATGTGAATTGAAATGTACATTGTTACACATCATTCTTCAGGAATTTTACACTGGAGGGAGGGTTCTTTCATTTCCACAGAGGCTATAACCTAGACCTTCCTCTTTGGCAGTGCATCAATCTGTTCCTTTGTTTTTAAATCGCCTATACaaaaacataataaataaaaactaaatatTTCATTAATATATTAATAAACCATCTGAATAAACTTTGTTAAGAACTGAAAAGGTGGTTTTATGAACAACCTTGGATTAGGCCTCTGGTCTGTGGTTAAAGCTTGTATTAACAAAACAACAGGAATTGTGACTAAACCTTTCAGAGATATTATATTACATATTTCTTGGTAAGAAAGCAAGTCCGGGAGTAAGCAAGTAAACACGTTCATGAAACAGGCTATTTGGTTGATTACTTTCTGTTGCATGTTTTAATCATGATACATGTTTACTGAGTAGGTCATAGGTTAGTAAAAACTGACCCGATTTATAATGCAACAATTGGTTGTTTTtacccaacatttttttttttttttggggggggggatctcCTCTATTTGCAACCTTGTGCAAAGAACCGTTACTTTATTCAGATATCAGAATTTCTTACAGAACTTCTAGGATAATTTGCATATCCTAAATCACATCTCAGGGATAACTACAATTTCAAGCAGTTCGGGTATAACCATATTCCTGAGTGAATGAGTCAGACTGCTGCACAGCCATGAGTACAGCCCAGTTTCATTCAAGCTGAAGAGTCACTGAAAGGAAGACAGCAGGAGATCTGACTCTGGGTCAACTTGGAAAGTCCTTATTTCCGGTTCCAGTGCAGACGAAACACACGGGAGTACTGGTGTGCTACATAAGCAGTGTGCCGATGCTTTTAGTGAAATGCCACATGCATGCGTGATCTGGGAGTTAATTGCAGCCTTAGTGAGAAGCCATAGATAAGTGGGCTGCAGTGGGCTACCACCAAGTCATTCATCCTTCTAATGACGCATTAAGAGAGGTTTTATGATGGAAGTTCCACCTTTTCTCTCTTTGGTGTTTTGACTGGATAAGACACTAGAATGGTCTTTCAATTAAAGGAAGCAATCACCTCAGTAAAATTGGGAATATTAAAGTTCAAATCATAATGTTAGAGTGATTATAGGCAGGAAGTTTAGGAATCATTATTCATTAGATGGTATAAACATTTGGAAAGGTTTTGTTACACTGTACATATGTGACAAAAGCTACAACACTTTGGAGGACTTTATTTAGTTTGAgtttgagctgcacttcctggcTGATGACTCGGTCTCTTCATGACACACTACCTACATGTTTATAATACGCTCAAAGTTCATATCACACACGTCTGAGAACAGGAGGTGGTCAGTATCACATGATGGATTTATATACAGACTCAAGCACAGTACAACATGCTCTAACCTCGTATTCATTCTCTACTACACTTTTATAGCTTGACTGCAttatttaaaggcccaatgcatctgtttttatctcaatatcaaatcgtttctgggtaacaattaagtaccttactgttattaaaaaaattgaaattgtcacgacttccgccgaagttggtgcctctccttgttcgggcggcgttcggcggtcgacgtcatcggctttctagccgccaccgatctacgttcctttttccatttgttttgtcttgattgtacacacctggtttccattacgtTATAATTTATTCCAAATTTAACCCTCTGGCTCCCACAtagttttgtgcgtgtttgttctttgttaagtAGTCGCTCTTTTGTGTCGAGCTGTAATATTTTTCCCTGTATGGAATTTGTTTGTGATTTTCKGAGTAAAGTacgtttttactcagttctgtgtcctgcgcctgactccgtcctatCCGCTGCACACTGACACTTGATAGAAATGGTCAAAATGAAAAATAATTGCTTCTTAgctaagagcaatttctcaagcaataattgtgctgggactgtctgggagtggtctgagtgaggggccTAATTGGACGAGCTTAGTGGGGGGGATATGTAACctaaaaactagctgttattagcagagaggtttgaaactctctttgttattgatCTAATAAATTATACCGCCTGMTGATGtcgccaggcaggccaaaactccatcccaccaaatcAGGCTTACATTTCtgccggtcttttcaaacagctcttacactaaaacaacattatcataattttcccaatttaacatttttattcccaacctcatagtgtggaaatacactgctcaaaaaaagggaacaataaaataacacatcctagatctgaatgaatgaaatattcttattaaatacttttttctttacatagttaaatgtgctgacaacaaaatgatcaatggaaatcaaatttatcaacccatggaggtctggatttggagtcacactcaaaattaaagtggaaaaccacactacaggctgatccaactttgatgtaatgtccttaaaacaagtcaaaatgaggctcagtagtgtgtgtggcctccacgtgcctgtataacctccctacaacgcctgggcatgctcctgatgaYgtggcggatggtctcctgagggatctcctcccagacctggactaaagcatccgccaactcctggacagtctgtggttgcAAACTGGTGgatgagcgagacatgatgtcccagatgtgctcaattggattcaggtctggggaacgggcgtgccagtccatagcatcaatgccttcctcttgcaggaactgctgacacactccagccacatgagtctagcattgtcttgcattaggaggaacccagggccaaccgcaccagcatatggtctcacaaggggtctgaggatctcatctcgtacctaatggcagtcaggctacctctgcgaggcacatggagggctgtgcggccccccaaagaaatgccaccccacaccatgactgaccaccgccaaaccggtcatgctggaggatgttgcaggcagcagaacgttctccacggcgtctccagactctgtcacgtctgtcacgtgctcagtgtgaacctgctttcatctgtgaagagcacaggcgccagtggcgaaatgccaatcttggtgttctctggcaaatgcaaacgtcctgcacggtttggctgtaagcacaacctcCACCTGTGgaacgtcgggccctcataccaccctcatggagtctgtttctgaccgtttgagcagacacatgcacatttgtggcctgctggaggtcattttgcagggctctggcagtgctcctcctgctcctccttgcacaaaggcggaggtaggggtcctactgctgggttgttgccctcctactgtgacgaccctcccactctgtctgccgtattctctctttgttcttgtttccttattaggatgtcggtgggcggagttgggagggtcgtcagctacatgggaacacacctgggcccggtgtctcccaggataaatacaccacttccccattcatggaggagactctctccatgcagacaccgtaATAGATTTTTTGTggttttttgtgactttttggttgtttgctttagcaccttCAACACACCGcatatcacattcatgcatgcaaaacactcacttacactactgattactgattacacacaccattgttaattgcatttaggttactttattttaaataaatatatttgttactccttatctccacggtgtctcccttttgttacgggctttgagccggttcgtgacactacggtctcctccacgtctcctgatgtactggcctgtctcctgatgcgcctccatgctctggacactacgctgacagacacagcaaaccttcttgccacagctcgcattgatgtgccatcctggatgagctgcactacctgagccacttgtgtgggttgtagactccgctcatgctaccactagagtgaaagcacgccagcattcaaaagtgaccaaaacatcagccaggaagcataggaactgagaagtggtctgtggtcaccacctgcagaaccactcctttattgagggtgtcttgctaattgcctataatttccacctgttgtctattccatttgcacaacagcatgtgaaatttattgtcaatcagtgttgcttcctaagtggacagtttgatttcacagaagtgtgattgacttggagttacattgtgttgtttaagtgttccctttattttttgagcagtgtatatgtaaagcacaggaaaaatcccgATTTTGACTGGACTGGACCTTTAAgcacagttctacagttctaagGCTAAAAAGAAAGACAGAGGCTCTTGGATAAAATACTTCAGTAGTTTATTCGTCGGTCCAACTGTACATGATGCAGTGTTGATAGGGACACGAGATGATGACTAATATGGAGGTTTACACAATGCCAGTGCTATGGCAGCACCTGGAACAcaccaactgtctgtctgtcagctgggCTGGAAACTAAAGTCCTGGAAAAGTAACCTGTTGAGGCCTcggcacatacagtatgtcagatTAGAAATGTCATCTTAGATTGgtggaaaaacacacaaaaataatattttcctTCGATTCCACAAACGTAAAAGGATGTTCTTTCACTTTTCACTTGGACATATGAATTCAATTATGCTTTTCCATTCTTTATTTCAGTACTTTGAAGCTAAATGAAACGAGATGTGGGAGTGGCCGAATACAAAAGGTTGTCTGATTTGCAAAGGTTTTTGTTCCATGTTTATactgatatcattattacatTTAATAACCCATAAGTTTGTGCAATATCTTTCTTTGCATAGAAATAaaagttaaatgttttgtttgttgacaTGCACCTATCTTTTGTAGCGTATTTTAGCTTGCGGATTTTGGGACTCCCTTATAGAATTATAAGCCCACTATAGTGTGAATGCATGCAGCGTACCAGTAGAGCTGAACTTGATTTCTAGTAAGAGTTTATGGAGAGCGCCAAGCTAGCCAGTATAGTGGGTGTTGATGAGGACTGTTAAATAGTGACACCACCTGATAACACAGGTGGGACTAATCTGCAGGGACACACTGCATGCCTGTCTGCAGCACTGGGAGGGAGAGGCACACAGATTGCAGACAAAGGGGAAAGTGCTCTGTGTGCGACAACATCCAAACATTCCACGTGATTGATTCTTTGGCTTTTGAGTCACTACTGGAAGTACTTAAGGAACCCCATGACGTCAGTCATAGACTGGATAATCTGCGATCTATCTTTCTGTCATCATCGCTGTGCCCTGACCTCTAGAGAAGACACATGTAGACCCCTAAATCTGACCTCTCATCTGTACTGTGTATACTGAACCTGACCCTTGACCTCTATATTGGATAAATACAGAATGTAGCGTGTGGTAACACCTAATAGACAGATTATGACATTGTCTGGTTATCCATAGCATTTTGGCCCAAATCATAATTGCGTTACTGTTTTTCATTAACATTGCCAAAAACACCCGCTATACAACATGCTTAAAGATAAAACAGAAGCAGAGTGTGTCAGTGTAAAATGATATGTTAGAATTCAGAATCTGAACTCGTTCTCCTCTTTTATGTACAATGTTGCCCGTTATATACTTCAATTTATTGAATGTGGTCTGCATTTCCCATTTGGGTTCTAGCATGCAGCCCTCTTCCTCTCATTGTGGTGACCTAAGGAGGAGGAGCCTTGTCAGGGTACCACCGGGTTTGTTTTTTAATGAGGCTATCTCCTCCATTTGACGATTCAGTAGtgatttctctcttcttcttttttttttgatttgCTGTGTGTCGTTCATAGCTTTGGTAGCCATGCAAAGTCCTTTAGCGAGGGCCCCTCATGCCAGAGCCAGCGAGCTGCACGCTCTGTGCGGGAAATCATGCCTGGTGAGAGAATATAATGGTGTGAGTTCCGCCTGAACGCCTGTGCACTGGCACTAACGAtgaaaggaaaaggagaggagttCTGTGGCTCTAGAGATCAGGATGGGGTTGAAAAAGGCTGCATTTCTACATGACTAAGATGGAATTTGTTAAATTGTCCTCTATTTCTTTTTCAAGTAAATCTAATGCCAAAAATCAGCAGCTGTAAGTGCAGTCCAGAGGATCCCTCTGTGCCCTTCGACCTCTCCTCCGGCCTTATATGGCACTGGCGTTGGGGTCGTACCGTCGCTTCTTCACATTTCTTCACGTTCAGGGGAGAGTTGGGGAAAGAAGACAGGGATCAATACATGGTATATTACTGATGATGGTGGTACAGTCAGTGCACCGTGGAGAAGCAGCCACACTCATCTCTTAGACAACAGGAGCCATATCTATTCCTTTCGTACTGGACTGCTCCCTGCAGCTACGTGCTTCAGTGAGGTCACTAGATCCCCTAGGTTGATTTGATATGTTCACTATTGGTATGTGTATTGCTGTTGTTAAGTCTTTCAGATTGACCTATGAGTCAATTCTTCTGCATTGTAATGACATCCATTTTGTGTTTCAAATGTGCAACCATAATATGGTGCTGGAGGCAATGAGAAGAGTCTGTGCTTGTCCATGTGGCATACAGTTAGCTTTCCAAAACACAAGGACAAGGATAGGACACGAATCTCTCATTACCATCTCTGACAGGAAAATACATTAGTTCCATTCAAAACATTACCatctggggggagagagagccaaCAAAAATGTACTCTATtaaagggggaaagaggagacaacaacaacacatcaacaacaacaacgacaacaacaccaacaacaagaTAACACCAACAGGAGAGTTATGCATAACCTCCCCGTAATGTGGCTTGATGTGGGGCTTCTAGCAGTCTGTCATGCACCTGTTTCAATAGTAGGCCAGTGGGAGGTGGCACTATTGATGTGCGTGGTGGGTCATGCAGCTCAATGCGCCGTGTCTGTACCAGGTCTGTGAAGCAGGCAGCAATGGCAGCTGGTGTGGGCGGGTCCAGGAGTCCTGCTCTGCTCTAGGGCGGAGCCTGGCCATCCAGGTGGGTGTGGCCAGCCATGGCACAAAGGCTGCGGCCAACAATATGGCCCTGGCTTCTCTCTCACCACTTCCGCTTAAACTCTCACCCTTGAACCCTCGTACCAGATTGAGAAAAAGATTATGGTAGTGATAAGAGTATGGTAACCCAGGAGCATGTCATCC
Protein-coding regions in this window:
- the LOC139028535 gene encoding protein FAM237A-like — its product is MDTTILNMYLATVLLMGCVCVVPLQGQKPGQVDPLTLSRASQCWTSSSELLLEMRSPRIADTVPAFWDLMVFLKSSDNRKHSALFWDLAQVFWDIYVDCVLSRTHGLGRRQLTWPHEQITAMRSLVTDKSFVQDSQTNVSKLKESSQGWLKIQVQHFGPGILNHIIRTRGIKSRSIL